The Populus alba chromosome 6, ASM523922v2, whole genome shotgun sequence genomic interval AAGTTGTAATAGCTTGCCCAGCCAATAGCAAGTGACATCCGAAAGAAAGTCTTCTTAGTCTTCCCGATTCCTGTTGATTTCATGTCTTGTCAGCATTACTACATTTGGTGTAAGAAAAGCAGGAGAGGTTTTGATGTGTAATGTGATTGCCAAATTAGTTGGCAGTGGCAGTTTCAAATGTGGATTCACAAGAAGAAGCAACTAAGATagattaaggaaaaaaagagagctaGGAACCATAGGAGAGGGACAAATGTAACTAGAATCTTATGGATTATAAAGATCTTTAGTGACCAAAAGATGTTTCACAGTTCAAGCTTCATTTATGTGCGCTATATTCCTTAATCAATCATTTTTCTCAGCTagagataaaaatagaaatttgtCTATCAATAGGTTCTAATTGATAGGTTTGAtaactctctttatttttatcctaATGGTAATTTTCTTGGAATTCAAAAGTGTAAATGTTTGCTCATTTTATGCTTCAGAACCAAATCATCAATTGATGTGCACAACAAAGGAAGTAAAACTTATGTCTTTTTGTAGATAAAAATCAGGATGCAGATAGGAACAAGGGATAAAAGGGTTTGTTACATGTCAAAATCCTTAAAGACCAAAGTACTATAAGTACAAAGAGActctcaaaatatttaattttattcattcatgTCTCCACTTGTTAAAAGgctattataatattttatatggaaaaaaactataaaattctaataatactgaatagaaaaaaataaactatgaaaAATATTCCCTTCAAATAggaagaaaattagaaaaacatcataataaagaatagaaaaataaaaatagaaaaatatctattttcctaaaaaaaaacccGTATCAGTCGTCGGGTTGAAAATAATTCGTCCTCGAGTCCAGTCTTTAGTTAGAATTGTCTTCCATTAAGAATTGTTTGTGCATGAGTTACCTCATCGTGGATCCCTAATAGTTTTGTGTGAGCTATATCATCATGAATCTCTAATACAACATCTTTGTGTGGGCTGCTCCATCATGGGTTCCACTAGGATTTTTAATGACAACAATTAATGTagacaaaaacaacaaagtaatTCCTAGATGTCTTTTTCCCTAGAGAAATCTCTTCACCCCCAACACAAGCACGTCTTGTTCTGCAACCTTTTCTAGCTATGATGATTTTGCAGCacacaacaaatcaaaataactaCCAAGGATTATTGAGCTCTTTTCCAGCCATAGTTGTTTTGTAGCATattacaacaaaacaaaataaccaCTAAGGCTCTTTGAGCTTTGATAACGATTTATGTAAACTCAAAGTcaagttttttccatctaggGGAGAATGATGTGGACAACAAAGAAAGCAAAACTTTTGTCTTTTTGAAGACAAGGGTATTTCTGCAATTCATGGAAAATCTGGAAATTTGTGTAAGTCTTGGTTTTATATTCTAAGGAGTAATtagtttcttatgttttttcgTAATCTAGATAGAGTCAGTATTTCTTATAAAGTAATCTAAGTCCTTGGATTTTGACAACTAGAAATCTATAAATAAGCAAGTAGTCTTTATGATTGTATGTCTCAATCTCCCTTGGGTGTTACACTTAGGTTTTTCTATCCTCTAGGAGTGAATCCTAGAAACCCTTTTAGTGTGACTCTAAAAGTTTGTACAATTCCCAGCAGAAATCCACTTTAATACAGCCCTAAACAGCCTCCAAAGTTATATCTAGAACAGCCTTCAAAGCTTTCCTGCATCATCAACTTACATGTTTAGACTCTTAACTTGATCATTACAGAAGTTGGAAGTTATGGCCTTCAGACTGGAGTCAAAGTAATTTGTAGCTGTGAGATGTGAGGATTCTCATGTTAGCTTATTTTGGCATTCATTGATCTCTTCTTcaaaaattacttatttttttgttaccaTTACCTTTATGTTTGCCACTTTGGAtaaaaattgtatatatataaaaaatgacattGCTTGTACCTATGGATTGACAGTGTGCTGCGAATTTTAGCTCAGAGTCCATCCCAAATGGCATTGGTTTTGGAGGACGTGTTAATCACTTTGGCTTGTTCCTCTCAGCAAGCTTTGATGTGGGCCAGACCTTCACTTGCACCACTTTTGGTAGTCCTTGCCTCTCCAAGACCAATCGCATATTCCCAGAAGTGATAGAATGCTGGGGAATTGTTCAAAATGAAGCACAACAAGAAAAACTTGATGCCGCCAAAGGTACAGTTTTAGAGAGATTTAAGGAGGACCGACACATGCTCAACATGGTGGGGCTTGCAAATTCAAGCGAGTAAATCTGGTGAGATTTCTCCCATCGTGGTATGCATTGCATATCAGTCATCTATGATCAAATAACTCATCCTGGACTCAAATGCCCAAACATGGATTCTAATTTAACGTATACTGTACATTTCAATGTGAGTTTTACTTGGTTATTTTGTGCAACATATAACATGGTAGATTTATATGCTATTTTGTGCCACAAACTGATATGGCTTGCCAACTTGGTGGATCACATCAGATTGgataaataaaactcaatttttttcaatgagaTGAAATGCTGAGAACTTGTGATTTAAAGATGTGTTGTCCTACATTATTTTGTTATGGTAGAAAACAATGACAATATTATTAGGACTGATTTGGAACCAATTTTTTactataattgattttaattatagtgttcaatttgaatttaattaataaataagttgAATTCACAAGTTGAGAAgatatataattcaattcattttgtttcttgtaTTACCCTCATCATCTTCTCTTCgaaagtttctaaaaaaaagagatgagtGGATTGATATTTTGGAGAAGGtagttttaacatttatttatcCTCTTTAGTGTAGTAAATAAATGATTGACCTCTGATTTACTTGTGTCATTTTTAgagattgaattttatttggaaTTCAATTTTTGACATTCGAAATGGTTCCAAACATAAGATTTCATTAAAACTTATGGATTGAATTCAATTAAGAGGATTCCAAATATACTGTTAATGATTCAATTAAGAGGATTCCAAATATATTGTTAATGACTAAGAATTGATACAAGAAAATGAGAGGGGATGATTGGGCGTTGGAATATCAATGTAAATTATGGATATGATAGATGATGGGGATAGAAGCGTGTAGGATGGATATACGAAGGATAAATGATATTCAACCCTTTAGAGATACAGAAAATCACTGTTCTAGAGAGGAAGAAcaaggaataaataaaaaatctaaggaTACAGATAAATCACTACCTTAGAAATTAGAGTTTAGGATAGCTCACCACTTAACGAAATCCATCATAGTGATACAGAAACTAGAAACAAACTTTAACAAGCTCACTTTGATCCATTCAACAAATTCTCTATTCTCACTACAATGATGAAACGCTCTTAACTATACTTGGAACAATTCCTCCAGGCTAGGAAAAAAACCCTACTCTTCTATGTCTAAACATGAAATTCAAACTAGCTAGCTTCTAGTAGGTGATAAAATCTTTAAGGTGGcagatttttcaatataaaatcttTCTCCATCTGCACCTTTTTATCAAGTCTAAGTTGTGGATATTGTAGCAGGCGAAATCTCTGCTATTTCATTGTCAATGGAGGCCCTTTCACATGCAAGTGACCGCAAATGACAATGTCAAAAGCTTGATGTGAGGCTTGTTGGCAAAGGAGGAAGAATGatgcaattaaaattaatgctaTGGAGGGATTTCGGATTCCTGACAGCTGCACAGTAGGGAGTACTATTGTCACAACTCCCTCAAGGAAACTCCTATTCATGCACCGTTTGAAGCGTTAGAAACTAGATACATTTATCTTTCAATTGATATATAGACTTGTTAGTGGTTTGTTAGGATACTCCTCTGTTTTGGGACATGTTTCTGTTGTTTAAGAACCCTTTGATCCCTTAACCCATCTTTTAGCATTTTCCAAGCAAATTGAATTTGTATCTTTGGGATCATCAGGACAGCCCCTGCATCGAGAATTATGCAGAACTCTACTGAAAtgaaaccggaaaaaaaaaaaaattatttcaacctTTGCCACAACTGACTCAGGGGCTGCCCCGATAATTCCAAAGATCCAAGTGCAATCTGCTTGTTAAATTGCTACTGGATGGTTAAGAATTCAAAGGTCTCATAAGCAAGAAAAACATGTCCCATAACAGAGAGATTGGTTGAATTGATCAAAAATAAGTTAAGCTTGTTAGCTTATTTTTAGTTATGCATCTTTTTGGTGGATTCCATTGAGTAGCTCGCTATCTAAAACTCTAATTTCCAAGGTGGTAATTTACGTGTGTCTATATTTTCTGAGTTTAAATCCTTGCTCGTTCTTCTTAGAATGGTGATCAACATAATCTATGCTTCACTTATCCATCTATCCGCATATTCCATCCCCCCATTTTGGGtatcaaaacacaaatatttgcaaaataaataaataaagtgaatGACTCGAAGCAACCAGAGAGAGAGAATTGGAGTCAATTGCCTGCTGTGAACAAGTTTCAATTGGGCTAGAGAAAGCACATGTTGATCCCAGAATGCTCAACACCTCATTATTGCATAAGccattatcaaatcaataaatcatAGATGACTCTTAGATTCAGTTAAATATTTCCTTCCGGTGCTGCGAATGTTGGGTTTAGGGTTGACGAGGAGcataaaactaatattaaaccGATCAAGGTAGTTAAGAAATTTGCTTCATAATCTGTTAGCAAACCAGCGAATTGTAATTTCTTTTGAGCATTATCATTCACTTGAACCAGCGGCGACACACTATTCTCCATTGGAAACCAGACAATCACAGTACTGTTTTCAACTGATGTAGTCAGCCATGTTAGCTTGCACATAATCGTTTGTATGACgcgtttttttttaaggataccGATTGGAACCACATCTAAACCATAACATAATATTCAATTCACTGGCAGTAATATCAAAAGCAGTCATAGCAATGTTAAGGTTGTCGACATTAAGAACCTCGCctattaaaatttagaaaagtaggCTTTCAATGCCATTGAAAATGAGGGGTTGGTAAGGTTATAACCTCCGTCAATGACCAAGTTAACCCCACTAACATACTTGGACTCTTCACTAGCTAGATATAAGGCTGCCTGTGAAACATCTTCTGGTTCCAATACCACATCTTTTAAGGTTGCTGCTGACGCGACCAATTCCTCAGCAGCCTCCTTTGTCATACTCAAACTATCAGTAAGCAAAGGCGTTGCAACTGCATAGGGTGAAATGCTATTTACTCTGATCCCATATTGCCCCAACTCCACACTCAAGTTCTTGGCCAAGCCTATAATAGCATTCTTAGACGCGGTGTATGCATGTGCCAATTCACCATACAATACTGAAGCCACACTTGAAGTGAAGAGGATACACCCTTTCTTTGCTGGGATCATCACCCTGGCAGCGTGTTTGGCACCCAAGAATCCACCATAGACATTGACATCAAGGACCCTCTTAAAGTTTTCGTTATCGCATGTTAGAATACCTGATTTTCTGTCACCTGGAATTCCAGCATTGTTGAACATGATGTCGAGCTTTCCATACTTGGAAACAGCTGTATCCACTGCGTTTTGAACATCAGAGTCACAGGTTACATTGCAATGGACAAAAGAGATGGTTTCTTGGGGCCCAAATTCTTGGCAGAAGGAGTGCCCAAGATCATCTTGGATGTCAGCAATGAGGACCTTAGCTCCATGTTGGACAAAAAGTCTTGCCGTGCAAGCTCCTATGCCACTTGCACCACCTGTTATCAATGCCACCTTGCCTTCAAGCCTGCAATTGATCATGCTCCTTGTTTTAGAAAATCGATTTGTAATGTGAAACAGCCAggtatattttctttctatgattATGATCAGAGAAGTGAGACTActtgaacataaaaaattaatggacaTGAAGTGTAAGGAGTCAGTTACCTCTTGGTGATTGGAGTCGCTGAAGTAATGGAACTCATCTTTCCCCAAACTGGACGAGAACTCAGGGGAATCTTTGTTGTGGAAGAGAAAGCAACCTTGTCCTGTCAAAACCAGAGGAAATGCTTTGAACCCATTACGACACAAAGTTGTATACCAAGGGCTGGAGACAACAGAGAGTTGGAATTTGGAATTTGGAATTtatgccttttccttttcattacAAGTAGGACTGATAAAGAGATTTGGAATTTATGCCTATCCTAATAGCActatcctaataaaaaaaaacatagtataacccaaaaaatatttagaaagatAGCAtagatttatgattttattgttcttaaaagtgcgatctaatttttttttttgtgctattttaaataacacaacttgtataatttttttagttgacatTTTTCATAATAGGGCaaccttaaaaattttaaaaaataatccatcaaGGTTGCATTGTTAGGAACAATGCTACCTTCAcatttctttttacattttaaaataattcaaaagtaGCATCACACCAATttgtcaaaaaatcaaacaaaaaaaaacatacccaCATAGCAAGCTGAATTTTAGGATTAATTGTGTTCTATTTAAGAGCTctgcaaatattaaaaaatttattaaattcaaagttGATTGTTCCTACTAGATTGACAACAAGAGAGGTGAGTTTTGAATCACTTATTAGGTTTGTTGAAAGGCAtgaaaccttttaaaaaaataaatcatctattatgtttatcaaacataaaacctattaaaaataatttaaaagtagtGTCACACCAATttgtcaaaaaatcaaacaaaaaataataatattaatcctAGAAGCTTCACACCATTTTTGTGAAAGTTAAAAATTCTCATCAcagttttaacaaaaagaacaaCAGAATATTTTTTGTCATCAATTCCATTGCTTTTTCCTAATATTTTTGGTAGTGACATTCATCGTTGAATAAAGCTCAAAAGTAACCtaacttatgattttttatatattttcagatgaTTTTCTCTCCCGTTTCAATGTAAGGGAGTGAAAAATGAACAAAGTGaacttttggataaaaaaaaattgtcaaggatatttttcttcatgttttatatttaagtccagtattttttaatttgatattttcccAATAATTTTAAACCTAGTTATATCaaattagattataaaaaatttaaatttaattaaaaaagtaaaaaaaaaaaaaatgcttcacTGTTCGTATGAACAGTGAAGCACCTTGAACAATGAAGCACATGGGGGAAAACCCAAGTTCTTTTAGCATATAgtatatataatttacatttaagtccaatatattttaatataaattttttcccTATAATTTCAAGCATAATTCTATCAAATTAGGTTATAGAAGGAttgattgcaataaaaaaaagtttgaaaattaaaaaaagaaacgaaaagaTGAAGAGCACTGGAAATAGTGAAGTACCTGTAGCAAACTCTAGTAGTTTCAGTGTTTAGTATAATATAATGATCCCATTTGAGCTGGAGATCCCTAAAACCAGGCTGATAAAACACCACCCACCTTGATCCACAAAAAGTTGTGGACCAGGTTTAAAGCTTTGCCAAGACCAGCTGCATGACTTCAATATAAAATAGTgcaagcttttttcctttttgtgcaCGTACCAGAGGTGAAGGATGAAAGGCTTATCCTTGCTTGCTCCTGTTTCCAAGAGGTAAGAACGACTCTCCAATAAAGCCATATTGTAGTTACCGTGCAACGGACGTGATGGAAAACAATATCAACAACTCCTTTGATTGCATGCAGGTTAGAAGGAAAGGTAGCCCTGATTACAGGCGGAGCTAGTGGGATTGGTGAATCTAGTACTCGGCTATTTGTTCGTCATGGCGCCAAGGTTGTAGTTGCAGACATCCAAGATGACCTTGGCCATTCTGTATGTGAAGAAATTGGCTCCAATGAATCCCTTTCCTATGTCCATTGCGACGTTACAAGAGAATCTGATGTTGAAAAGGCAGTCAACACAGCTGTTTCAAAGTACGGGAAGCTTGACATATTTTTCAGCAATGCAGGAGTTCTTGGAAAAGGGGATCCGCAAGCATCAGCCAttgattatgataattttaagaGGGTCTTCGATACAAATGTATATGGAGCATTCCTTGGAGCTAAGCATGCTTCAAGAGTAATGATTCCCGAGAAGAAAGGCAGCATTATCTACACTTCAAGTGTGGTTTCAGTAATTGTTGGCAATGTTCCACATGCCTACACAGCATCGAAGCACGCCATCGTAGGACTGACAAAGAGCTTGTGTTCCGAGTTAGGGCAGTTTGGGATTAGAGTCAACTGCATTTCTCCGGCCGCCGTACCCACCCCTCTAATGAGGAATGCATTTGGAGGAATTGATAGGAACCCGGCATTGGAAATAGCTTCTGCAACAGCACACTTAAAGGGGGTCATGCTTGAGGAGGAAGATGTAGCGGAGGCAGCATTGTACCTGGCGAGCGATGACTCCAAATATGTGAGTGGTTTGAACCTTGTGGTTGATGGGAGTATCAGCTCGACCAATACAAATCTTGCAGATAACTTGAAGGACATGGTTTAGTTAGGCTATTTACGATCCAAACCAAACCCAAATTTACATTTTGCATAAGAATAATAACATCTGCCAGTAGACCATTATTGTTCCAGGTTACGTCTCTCCCTTTACAGGAGAGGTCGAGAGTCAGACCACAAAGATGTTGTAATTCGTAGCTTTCTGGGGTGTGAGGTATTATCTCTTTAATCCTGTCGGAAACAAAAGGCCAACAAGTTGTTTCTTTGAAGGCTCTCTGTGATTCTGAACTGAATGAATACTTCTGGTATGAATCACGTTAATGAGTAATGAATCAGCTGCGCATCCAAAAGGAAAATATGAAATAAGAATCTAAAGCTAAGCTTGCAAGGCAAGGGGCTGCAAACTGTAACTGTGCTGTCATCAAGCATTAATGGTAGccagaaaaaaagagagctcAGAGGCTATTTATACAAAGTATCCACTCAAGCATGACCGGTACTGCAGCAGCTTGTGAAATTGTATCTTATCATTTCAAATCCAAATTCCATTTATAACCAGGGCCAACGTCAAGAAGACTCTTTGTTATGAGAAAGGAAGCCACAAAGCACCTAGtcccttgaaaattaaaatggacTCGAGGAAATATTGAGATTAAATTAGTCTCCATGGAGAAACAAGCGTGCACATTTCCAGGAGCTTTGAAATCATTAGAATAGTTTGGAGTTTCTAAAACACAATCACGATTTTCATCACTAatagaaatatttaatttctcttctttatgtTCGTTAAACAAACTGTCAACATCGCCATTAAATCgtattcttctaaaaaaaaaactcagaaaaGAACTTTATATCTTCACTAAAACTAACCGTAGCGAAGCGACcgacacaaaaaaatcaatctattgAACAAAATCACATAGCACCAAGAATATCCAAAAGtaaagatattaaaatttaaaacaacatcCAAATTCTCCAGAGGAGATGTAAAGATAAAGGGGTGCTGCCAATTGTCCAGCTCAGAGGAGGGGAAAGTACAATTGAGGCCCGCAACTTTGACAAAATGGCATATCAGACAAATGTCTGAGTAACCAACTCGTGGAGGTGCAATAAATTCCATGTCAAGCCAAATTGCATGTGATAGTAATCACTTTAGCGAGAGAGCTCAAAATGCACAAAACCATGTCGAAAAAATTATTCCCCACCTTATGCGACAAATTAAGCGGGCACTCCCGCGTGGAGGCTTGGAACTCTGAGCCGGTACAGGCTGTATATATCAATAGAAAACCATCACTTGCTCTGTCTTGATAAAAATCCCAGTGTagtgccaattttttttttgtcagcaGTGTCAAGGTGATGCATACGaaagacaaaacacaagaagaCAATATAggtaaataaatacataattaatgttgaaaaagattttcatataaaaactttaaatcgtagtttatttttaaacagGTATTTCtgataaaaaagattgaaaactcTTTAAATAGGATAGAAGTCAATCTTTAAAAGGTAGgataattaaaatcttaaataaaaaggaaaacacaATATAAAATTCACCATTAAATTGAaatccataaaaagaaaaagtaaaataacaaaattaattcaaacaataTCTTTGAAATCTAATTTGAAGGTCTTGTAGAACTTGGTTGGTGCAACTAGCCAAGTCAATCAGGATTGTAGAATCCTCTAgtagaaattaaatataattcaataacgagatagaaattaaagttatgatctttttatataatattattggaTTTCATGAATATAGCTCTTCTCAAGCTAGCTTTATTTTACTGGTTTATAAACAAGTTTAGtaggttttatatataatccATTAGTGACAAATCTCTTTCAGAACTACGAAACTTTTCGCCTATATTAAAGTTTACATATGTCCAAGATGACCCTTTATAAATGTGAAGAAAATGGCATCAATGAAGGAAATAATATTTGAAGGAATCAATAGGAATACAACATTAGAAATGGTATCTACAGAAGCAAAATCAAAAGAGGTCATCCTTGAGGAGGAAGATGTAGCAGAGGAAGCAATATACTTGGGGAAGTGACGACTCTATATATGTTAGTCATTGATGAGGGCCTCAACGATCAATCGAGATCTCAAAAAGGATATTAAAGAATTGGTTTCATAAGTCTGTGATTTGAAACAAATTCACTTTGGCAGATTTAAGTATATGTACTTATCAAATATTCACGTGTAGGCTTCGATCTCCCACAGGTCTTAAGCGAGTCAtccaaatattgaatttaactatgaaattcaaattatgatatatattagAGCATCTTTTTAAATACcgagataataatatatgagcaacatcctttattttttcatattaaaatgatgattGAATTTGCTTGGGTAAGCTCTAGTTACTTGCAAAATCTATGACATGAGTTAATAGACCACGATAAGTAccccatgaatttttttttttaaaataatatgaataaattCCCAAACAAATCAATATTAGAGGATggggttgaaaaaaaatcaatctaaaaaaaaaatgaagaaagtgACTTGAGTTATCCCGGGTAAATTGATCGAACCCGTGACACGGTTCATAAGAACAGGATAACCCTCTAAAAATCCAATCGAAAGGAATTATGAAGCTTTATTCCTAATCAACCCAATACtgaaggatgaaaataaaaaaaataaaaagttggatttctgaaaaagggaaagaaaaattagCCCGAGGCAACTGTGACAAACCTTCTAAACTCGCACTACGGATCATCAATACATGTTAAtcacatagaaaataaattgaaataaattataaagttcaattacCAACCATCTGTTGAGGACACCaaacttcttttatttattgtccCACATcaccatctaaaaaaaatctcttttaagaaaaaaaaaagactcgaTATGACCCAGATTAACATACCAAATCCAGAACCCGAGTTATGAACgtgataacctcatataaagataattaaaaaaactaataaacccCAATTTCAAATCTAtccaatgttaaaagatgaaattgaaaaacaaattaatttaaaaaaggcttaaaaaacaaatccaagtcAACTCGAGAGAACCTTTTGAACCCGCAACCTAGGTTATGAGACTAGTATTATCTTACagaagtcaaataaaaaataattacaaaactcaatcccaaccaactcaatgttgaaggatgaaataaaattttttttatttaaaaaacaaaaaaaagactgGGTAAACTCGGGTCAACTTGAAAAACTCGTGATTTGAGTCACATAACCAGAATTTTACATAATACTTATGGAATACTCCGTCGGTATTTAAACACTGATtttgttagaaaaatatttattataaaatacctaagttataaaatcaaattcagtctcattaaatgaaaaataaacacaattttttaaaatattaaataaaccttaacatgtacaaatcatacaacaaacttttatgggaaaaaaatctataaaacaagtaaacacacaaacaaactaTATATACCGCATCAAAATgccaaaaaattaacatttaaaaaatgggttacaacaaaataaaaagatagttgTGCTTACTAGATGTGacgaatcttaaaaaaaaattgaactttatGGATGCTAATAGACTGAATGTCGGGGTGGctttatattttgaagatgaAAGCTTGATTTGCGACAAAATATAGGGGTGTTGTTTATAGTTTTCTgcagaataaaaagaaagaagaaaaaaatgggaGAGGGGAAGATAGAGGTTTGTCTATCAGGTTGTAACTTAACTATTCTCGATGGATTTACCAATGGATATTAGCGATTGATGACCATATTTCCTCTGTAATTCCTTctataataatgatattttttttcattctttcattttcaattgtaATTCTTTCAGTATATACTGAAAATATAATCAGTTAATATTCCATGGATAAATGTCATTGTAatttattgatggtttttttttttttttttggtatttctatttgtatttgacaatttggtagtgttatgagaTGTGGATTAccctatagaaagaaaagaaaaaaataaataacgaaacttaattcttaacaaaccaaatattgaaagatataaaattaaaaaaaaaaaactgctagtAAAATAatgcttaattttaaaaaaaaaaattataattttaaaaacaatatatatatatatatatatgtcttctCCTTCATAATCAAACATAATATAaagattatcattttattttgtatattattactggacacaattttattttctaattttttttgtcttattttatcTATCCCCTTCTCTTCTATTTTAGGATATGAACCAAATTCTACATTACGTATGTAAATATAgaagaaacataaaatttaatgaaaatataaaataacaaaacaaattacagCCGAAAATtgcaataacaaaacaaaaccccaTGATCTGTCATGTACGTAACGCACGGGAAGCAATAGGTTTGCATCCGTGTGTAAATTGCGAAAGAAAAAGAATATGCAACAACGAGTGCGATTGCAATTTTTTTGCTACTTTTAAATGGCAATCGTTTGTTCTTTGCAAATCTGCATATATCAAATAGCAACCGTACGTGTTTGGCCTTTCAGCAACAGTTTATTCCGTTTaaataagggttttttttttttttaaagagatagtatagttttttttttgaaagtgtggttgtaGTTGTATCTTAGAGTGctttttacttgtaaatatattaaaataatatatatattttatttttttaaaattatttttatatcatcatatccAAATAtccaaatgatttaaaaacataaaaaaataataatttaaaataaaaaaataaaaaaattaatttttatcaaaacacaaaaacagaataaaaaggACAATA includes:
- the LOC118027973 gene encoding short chain aldehyde dehydrogenase 1, yielding MSSITSATPITKRLEGKVALITGGASGIGACTARLFVQHGAKVLIADIQDDLGHSFCQEFGPQETISFVHCNVTCDSDVQNAVDTAVSKYGKLDIMFNNAGIPGDRKSGILTCDNENFKRVLDVNVYGGFLGAKHAARVMIPAKKGCILFTSSVASVLYGELAHAYTASKNAIIGLAKNLSVELGQYGIRVNSISPYAVATPLLTDSLSMTKEAAEELVASAATLKDVVLEPEDVSQAALYLASEESKYVSGVNLVIDGGYNLTNPSFSMALKAYFSKF
- the LOC118027970 gene encoding short chain aldehyde dehydrogenase 1, yielding MKGLSLLAPVSKRLEGKVALITGGASGIGESSTRLFVRHGAKVVVADIQDDLGHSVCEEIGSNESLSYVHCDVTRESDVEKAVNTAVSKYGKLDIFFSNAGVLGKGDPQASAIDYDNFKRVFDTNVYGAFLGAKHASRVMIPEKKGSIIYTSSVVSVIVGNVPHAYTASKHAIVGLTKSLCSELGQFGIRVNCISPAAVPTPLMRNAFGGIDRNPALEIASATAHLKGVMLEEEDVAEAALYLASDDSKYVSGLNLVVDGSISSTNTNLADNLKDMV